The proteins below come from a single Acaryochloris sp. CCMEE 5410 genomic window:
- a CDS encoding ISAs1 family transposase (programmed frameshift) — MSHLIDTLKQVPDFRSAHGRIHPLWLLLLLMVMGMLAGYQGYRPLETFVSDYRQPLSELLGLESLEVPSHCTFRRVMKGLDFQALSHQFEAWMLSKAQTHSPDNYAASIDGKRIRQGLTDAKGKQRFVGLVSLFAVEAGTTLKLEALTQEDNSEIKVVQALLETLQLDGLLITMDALHAQKTLEKIVASGNDYLVAVKSNQGRLYDHLQTYFECLKPMAEHIHSAQSRGRDEHRCIQVYEPVGIALQEWTAIRSVLCVQRWGTKQGKEYHNTAYYISSAATSPHHWQSLVREHWGIENRLHWPKDVVFGEDDYRLEDEQALLNWSVLRTIGINILRLNDYQSLKTAMTKLANRVDIIFSLLT, encoded by the exons ATGAGCCATCTAATCGATACTTTGAAGCAAGTCCCGGATTTCCGCAGTGCCCATGGCCGTATTCATCCGTTATGGCTGCTGTTGCTATTGATGGTGATGGGCATGCTTGCTGGATATCAAGGGTACCGTCCGTTAGAAACCTTTGTGAGCGATTATCGCCAGCCTTTAAGTGAGCTATTGGGGCTTGAGAGCCTCGAAGTTCCGTCTCACTGTACCTTTCGTCGAGTGATGAAGGGTCTTGACTTCCAAGCGTTGAGCCACCAATTTGAAGCATGGATGCTCTCGAAAGCCCAGACTCACTCTCCCGATAATTATGCAGCCTCCATTGATGGCAAACGGATTCGTCAGGGGCTGACAGATGCCAAGGGGAAGCAGCGTTTTGTAGGGTTGGTGAGTTTATTTGCGGTGGAAGCAGGCACCACCCTCAAGCTCGAAGCCCTCACTCAGGAGGATAATAGCGAAATCAAAGTCGTCCAGGCTTTGTTGGAAACCCTTCAACTCGATGGCTTGCTGATTACCATGGATGCCTTACACGCCCAAAAAACACTTGAGAAGATTGTGGCCTCGGGTAACGACTATCTTGTGGCGGTCAAATCCAATCAGGGAAGACTTTACGACCACCTCCAGACTTACTTTGAGTGTCTTAAACCCATGGCTGAGCACATCCACTCCGCCCAAAGTAGAGGACGAGATGAACATCGGTGTATACAGGTTTATGAGCCTGTCGGCATAGCCCTACAAGAATGGACAGCAATTCGCTCTGTGCTTTGTGTCCAACGATGGGGCACAAAGCAA GGAAAGGAGTATCACAACACGGCCTATTACATCAGTTCAGCTGCCACCTCACCCCATCATTGGCAATCTCTGGTCCGAGAACATTGGGGCATTGAAAATCGGTTGCATTGGCCGAAGGATGTTGTTTTTGGCGAAGATGATTATCGACTCGAAGATGAACAAGCACTGCTCAATTGGTCAGTGCTTAGAACTATTGGGATTAATATCCTGCGGCTAAACGACTATCAATCCCTCAAAACCGCGATGACTAAGCTTGCTAATCGGGTCGATATTATTTTTTCGCTGCTAACTTAA
- a CDS encoding TetR/AcrR family transcriptional regulator has translation MQLSSHSTAPQTDVNHRILEAAQRLFARQGFEKTTTRQLAEAAEIAEGTLFRHFENKKAILVAVVTQGWSEMLTDLLTHLSEMGSYRSIAKLMRERMLTLPKQADLMRVCFMEAQFHPELRDRIQAEIISKMTSVVEAFIQTGIERGTYRDLNPQVVARVFLGMFMIAGFSQDTLMDEDPSPGFQREMAETLADIFLNGILTQPAIQKQPEI, from the coding sequence ATGCAACTTTCCAGCCACTCCACTGCTCCACAAACTGACGTCAACCACCGTATTTTAGAAGCTGCCCAGCGGTTATTTGCCCGTCAAGGATTTGAAAAAACGACGACACGTCAACTAGCAGAAGCTGCTGAGATTGCTGAGGGCACCCTATTTCGGCATTTCGAGAACAAAAAAGCCATTTTGGTCGCAGTGGTCACCCAAGGCTGGAGTGAAATGCTGACAGACCTACTCACTCATTTAAGTGAGATGGGTAGCTATCGATCCATTGCCAAACTGATGCGTGAGCGTATGTTAACGCTTCCCAAACAGGCCGACCTGATGCGGGTTTGTTTTATGGAAGCCCAGTTTCATCCTGAACTCCGAGATCGAATTCAAGCTGAAATTATTTCTAAAATGACCAGCGTGGTGGAAGCCTTTATTCAAACGGGGATTGAGCGAGGAACCTATCGTGACCTCAACCCCCAGGTTGTTGCCCGTGTGTTCCTAGGGATGTTCATGATCGCTGGATTTAGCCAGGATACGCTGATGGATGAAGACCCTTCTCCAGGGTTTCAGCGAGAAATGGCCGAGACCTTAGCAGATATATTCTTAAATGGAATTCTGACGCAACCTGCCATACAAAAGCAGCCAGAGATCTGA
- a CDS encoding Fur family transcriptional regulator, with protein sequence MYTSSSLKAELNEQGWRLTPQREIILTAFQELEKGQHLSAEDLYELLMQQGNPISLSTIYRNTKLMSHMGILRELEFAEGHKHYELNQPYPNHHHHLICVKCNQTIEFKSDSILKVGKSKAKQSGFHLLDCQLTIHAICPTCKIAKG encoded by the coding sequence ATGTATACTTCTAGCTCACTCAAAGCCGAATTAAATGAGCAAGGTTGGCGACTGACTCCTCAGCGGGAAATCATATTGACGGCCTTCCAAGAATTGGAGAAAGGGCAACATCTCAGCGCCGAAGATCTCTACGAGCTGTTAATGCAACAAGGTAACCCCATCAGCCTTTCCACCATTTATAGAAACACTAAGCTTATGTCCCATATGGGAATACTCCGAGAGCTGGAATTCGCTGAAGGGCATAAGCACTATGAGCTAAATCAACCCTACCCGAATCATCACCATCACCTGATATGCGTCAAATGTAATCAGACGATTGAGTTTAAAAGCGATTCCATCCTCAAAGTGGGGAAAAGTAAAGCGAAGCAATCTGGATTTCATCTCCTAGACTGTCAATTGACGATTCATGCCATTTGCCCAACTTGCAAAATTGCAAAGGGGTAG
- a CDS encoding family 10 glycosylhydrolase, whose product MAKKKKKKPGCGCGSIPFSVILLVLGVGGWWFSQAENRQLSRYFPKDTTVTIPVLNQPITLNPSSPSPAPSVVPIKPVEPLPTPEVVEVEVPKEIEFPKAWTQKKMRGIYLSRYQVTNNASEETIRERVRYYRAQGFNTILHGVWGNACTMYKSEVMAQQLGFPSCPNLFQDQWLDWLIDEAHKQDMQVHAYFEKGIKIDKNSPVYKRAVAEKWLVPGVDKTYSGIEHYVLDVDNPKVADLFTDITVEFVQKYPTIDAVQWDDYLGYHAELPGKVDRTASLTKFSQRMIKEMKKANPKVSFDLCHHNPYWSKRYFAADWKNWDVDRVFVQAYNEANFAKELEYAHAHVGIAITDNQLHRLQGLVEDPKIKGILVFPLSGKPEETAVKVKDLVLKADKG is encoded by the coding sequence ATGGCAAAAAAGAAGAAAAAAAAGCCGGGCTGTGGCTGTGGCAGTATTCCTTTCTCCGTGATCTTGTTGGTTTTAGGGGTTGGAGGGTGGTGGTTTAGCCAAGCAGAGAATCGACAGCTAAGCCGATATTTCCCCAAAGATACAACGGTTACCATTCCCGTTTTAAACCAGCCAATTACTCTCAATCCATCATCGCCTTCTCCGGCTCCCAGTGTTGTCCCTATTAAACCAGTCGAACCCCTGCCGACGCCAGAAGTGGTCGAAGTTGAGGTGCCCAAGGAAATCGAATTTCCCAAGGCTTGGACTCAGAAGAAGATGCGGGGAATTTATCTCAGTCGATATCAAGTCACCAATAACGCATCTGAAGAAACCATTCGAGAACGGGTTCGATATTATCGCGCCCAAGGGTTCAACACCATCTTGCATGGGGTGTGGGGCAATGCCTGCACCATGTATAAAAGCGAAGTAATGGCCCAACAGTTGGGTTTTCCTAGCTGCCCAAATCTATTTCAAGATCAATGGCTGGACTGGCTCATCGACGAAGCCCATAAGCAGGATATGCAAGTGCATGCCTACTTTGAAAAAGGCATCAAAATTGATAAAAACAGCCCCGTTTATAAACGGGCTGTGGCTGAAAAGTGGCTGGTCCCTGGCGTCGATAAAACCTATAGCGGTATTGAGCATTATGTCCTGGATGTGGACAACCCGAAAGTCGCAGACCTATTCACAGACATTACGGTGGAGTTTGTGCAGAAATATCCCACCATCGATGCGGTGCAGTGGGATGACTATTTGGGGTATCACGCTGAACTCCCAGGCAAGGTGGACCGAACCGCCAGCCTCACAAAATTTTCCCAGCGCATGATCAAGGAAATGAAAAAAGCAAACCCCAAGGTGAGTTTCGATCTGTGTCACCATAATCCTTACTGGTCCAAACGCTATTTTGCTGCGGATTGGAAGAACTGGGACGTGGACCGGGTCTTTGTCCAAGCCTATAACGAGGCTAATTTTGCCAAGGAATTAGAGTACGCTCACGCCCACGTCGGTATTGCCATTACTGACAACCAGCTCCACCGGTTACAAGGACTCGTCGAGGATCCTAAAATAAAAGGCATTTTAGTGTTTCCCCTATCCGGTAAGCCTGAAGAAACAGCAGTCAAAGTTAAAGATCTGGTACTCAAGGCTGATAAAGGGTAA
- the psbE gene encoding cytochrome b559 subunit alpha: MAGVTGERPFGEIITDFSFWKLHVINIPAIFISGWLFVSSGLAYDVFGTPHPNEYFSQSESQIQIVTDRYAGKQQIDDFRNLSPSLDTNN; this comes from the coding sequence ATGGCCGGTGTAACAGGTGAGCGCCCGTTTGGTGAGATTATCACCGATTTTTCTTTCTGGAAGCTCCACGTTATTAATATTCCAGCTATTTTTATATCGGGATGGCTCTTTGTCAGTTCTGGGCTAGCATACGATGTTTTTGGAACTCCCCACCCTAATGAGTATTTTTCTCAGTCTGAGTCTCAAATTCAAATTGTGACGGATCGGTATGCCGGTAAACAGCAAATCGATGATTTTCGCAATCTTAGTCCAAGTCTTGATACCAACAATTAG
- a CDS encoding chlorophyll a/b binding light-harvesting protein, whose product MESSIENQDYPWYAGNSRLIEPSVSGRWLAAHILQAAIIMFWVGLNTLSELQVFDPDVAMYEQGLVLIPHMAAEGIGVGPGGVVTDTFPYFAIAFVHWVASLVLLFGGYYHLAVGPSDLSKGGRGNTKRFAFDWDDPKQLGYILGNHLLFIGFASILFAGWMINHGIYDPTVGEVHAVTPTAENFTHIYQYGWSTPGFNPFFIDNLGDLAAGHILIGLFDMLGGIWHINVAPFSWEQQLGARRDNYSADGLIGLSLGGVAIMGFISAYFCAVNTFVYPVEFYGAALEVKFNVAPYFKDSVELGDGVYSSRAWLSNVTYYVGFYCLQGHLFHSLRAMGVKFENLPKALGAAFKVESSQPTEAAQPAGE is encoded by the coding sequence ATGGAATCCTCGATTGAAAACCAAGACTATCCCTGGTATGCAGGGAATAGCCGCTTAATTGAACCCTCTGTTTCAGGGAGATGGTTAGCTGCCCATATTCTCCAAGCGGCCATTATTATGTTCTGGGTGGGGCTCAATACCCTATCGGAATTACAGGTCTTTGACCCCGATGTTGCTATGTATGAGCAGGGATTAGTGCTAATCCCTCATATGGCAGCTGAAGGGATAGGCGTCGGTCCAGGGGGAGTGGTTACGGATACATTCCCCTACTTTGCCATTGCCTTTGTGCATTGGGTTGCGAGTTTAGTTCTCCTATTTGGTGGCTATTATCATCTTGCCGTGGGGCCGTCTGACCTGTCTAAAGGAGGCCGAGGAAATACAAAACGGTTTGCCTTTGACTGGGATGATCCAAAACAGTTGGGATATATCTTAGGCAATCACCTCCTTTTTATTGGATTCGCTTCAATCCTGTTTGCAGGCTGGATGATCAATCATGGTATCTATGACCCCACCGTTGGGGAGGTTCATGCTGTCACCCCCACGGCTGAGAACTTTACCCATATCTACCAATATGGTTGGTCAACGCCTGGATTTAATCCATTTTTTATCGATAATTTAGGGGATTTAGCCGCGGGTCATATTTTAATTGGCCTCTTCGACATGCTCGGCGGAATTTGGCATATTAATGTCGCCCCCTTTAGTTGGGAACAACAGCTAGGTGCTCGACGAGATAACTATAGCGCTGATGGGCTGATTGGCTTATCCCTAGGCGGTGTTGCCATCATGGGATTTATTTCTGCCTATTTTTGTGCGGTCAATACCTTTGTCTATCCGGTTGAGTTTTACGGTGCTGCGTTGGAAGTGAAATTTAACGTTGCCCCTTACTTCAAGGACTCGGTTGAGTTAGGAGATGGTGTGTATAGCTCCCGAGCTTGGCTATCCAATGTGACTTACTATGTTGGCTTCTACTGCTTGCAGGGCCATCTATTCCATAGCCTCAGAGCCATGGGCGTCAAGTTTGAAAATCTCCCTAAAGCTCTTGGTGCGGCTTTCAAAGTTGAATCTTCCCAGCCTACAGAAGCAGCTCAGCCTGCTGGCGAATAG
- a CDS encoding tetratricopeptide repeat protein, producing MKRIALRLITIFLAGAIFLNGSSAAMALPSADSHSSHPQGEPSSTSDKAEFLYWFKQCEHLQGQDALAACEQALKINPHVAAAWINHGQKLFDFRQYTKALISFENALLLKPDYSLGLANRCGLLTVLGRYPEALDSCDMALIGDQQWGFSGQVLAWNNRGDTLIKLERYEEALASFQKSLAIDPNDVAAQQYRHVVLKKLNRRDHSRPQAPGFIPSQQESQIALVPY from the coding sequence ATGAAACGCATTGCTCTCAGATTAATCACCATTTTTCTAGCAGGTGCCATTTTCTTGAATGGTTCATCGGCAGCGATGGCGCTTCCCAGTGCCGATAGTCACTCATCTCATCCTCAAGGTGAACCATCATCGACCTCGGACAAAGCAGAATTTCTATATTGGTTCAAGCAATGTGAACATCTTCAAGGCCAAGATGCCTTAGCAGCTTGTGAACAAGCCTTGAAGATCAATCCCCATGTAGCCGCAGCTTGGATCAACCATGGCCAAAAGCTATTCGATTTTCGTCAATATACGAAAGCTTTGATTTCTTTTGAAAATGCCTTGTTGCTGAAGCCCGATTACTCCCTGGGTTTGGCCAACCGATGCGGTCTTCTCACTGTCTTAGGTCGATATCCCGAAGCCTTAGATTCCTGTGACATGGCTTTAATTGGTGATCAGCAATGGGGATTTAGTGGACAGGTTCTCGCCTGGAATAATCGGGGCGATACCTTGATCAAGCTGGAACGGTATGAAGAAGCATTAGCCTCTTTCCAAAAATCTTTAGCGATCGACCCCAACGATGTTGCGGCCCAGCAATATCGTCATGTTGTCCTGAAAAAACTAAACCGTCGCGATCACTCGCGACCACAAGCGCCTGGTTTTATCCCTTCACAACAAGAGTCACAAATCGCTCTTGTTCCGTACTGA
- the psaK gene encoding photosystem I reaction center subunit PsaK, translating to MFTPTFLTVAVRAVNWTPAVGVVMIAANILAIAIAKYSIQYPNVGPSMPASNLFGGFSFNAVLGTQVFGHVLGAGAILGLTYLGVL from the coding sequence TTGTTCACACCAACTTTTCTTACGGTTGCCGTCCGCGCGGTTAATTGGACCCCAGCAGTAGGTGTTGTAATGATTGCAGCCAATATTTTGGCAATTGCGATCGCAAAGTACAGCATTCAATATCCCAATGTTGGCCCAAGCATGCCAGCATCCAACTTGTTTGGTGGGTTTAGCTTCAATGCTGTGTTGGGGACCCAAGTGTTTGGTCATGTCTTAGGTGCTGGAGCGATTCTAGGACTCACCTATTTGGGTGTTCTTTAA